From a single Hymenobacter sp. YIM 151500-1 genomic region:
- a CDS encoding M48 family metalloprotease: MTHLRFFRRFAGLVLAGWLCLLALTAGAQTAQRDVLREITDVVGLKPRFELRATTEVQNAAAVVYGGKRYLLYNPQFVQAVNRAGRTDWAGISILAHEMGHHLNGHTLRAGGSNPADELEADEFSGFVLRKMGASLAEAQAGMAVVSDDETSATHPGRRTRLASIGAGWQRANQQIAASSRTVAPSAAPAVLASRPAPQPQPTLVADGSQVSVLGKITFRSNPDEPYYLTSRLNVVRLDHSDHTAQVVGRLTRSDSSTFPFVLVDGQQRRLFVSQSGGIYDQSGRQVALLSDPS; this comes from the coding sequence ATGACCCACCTCCGCTTTTTCCGCCGCTTTGCAGGCTTGGTGCTTGCCGGGTGGCTCTGCTTGCTGGCCCTTACGGCCGGCGCCCAAACCGCCCAGCGCGACGTGCTGCGCGAGATTACCGATGTGGTGGGCCTGAAGCCGCGCTTCGAGCTGCGCGCTACTACTGAGGTGCAAAATGCGGCGGCCGTGGTGTACGGCGGCAAGCGGTACCTGCTCTACAACCCGCAGTTTGTGCAGGCCGTGAACCGCGCCGGCCGCACCGACTGGGCCGGCATCAGCATCCTGGCTCACGAAATGGGCCACCATCTCAACGGCCACACCCTACGCGCCGGCGGCTCCAATCCCGCCGACGAGCTGGAAGCCGATGAGTTTTCGGGGTTTGTGCTGCGCAAGATGGGTGCTAGTCTGGCCGAAGCGCAGGCCGGCATGGCCGTCGTATCCGATGATGAGACCTCGGCCACGCACCCCGGCCGCCGCACCCGCCTGGCCTCCATTGGGGCGGGCTGGCAGCGGGCCAACCAGCAAATTGCCGCCAGCAGCCGCACAGTGGCCCCGTCAGCAGCTCCGGCCGTGCTGGCCAGCCGTCCGGCCCCGCAGCCCCAGCCCACGCTGGTAGCCGATGGCAGCCAGGTGAGCGTGCTCGGCAAAATCACCTTCCGCAGCAACCCCGACGAGCCCTACTACCTCACCAGCCGCCTCAACGTGGTGCGTCTCGACCACTCCGACCACACGGCCCAGGTGGTAGGCCGCCTCACCCGCTCCGACAGCAGCACCTTCCCGTTTGTGCTGGTCGATGGGCAGCAGCGCCGCCTGTTTGTCAGCCAGAGCGGCGGCATCTACGACCAGAGCGGCCGCCAGGTGGCCCTGCTCTCGGACCCTTCCTAA
- a CDS encoding ABC transporter ATP-binding protein, producing MKLLYGYLRHYWGLLALALLLAAINQVFSLLDPYIFRQIIDRHVTPTLTSPARPGFWAFLSAGAGILILKAMGVAMVSRIAKNFQDYYTNVITQRLGAELYSDGLRHSLELPYQVFEDQRSGETLGKLQKVRTDVEKLIQSFVNVLFISLVGIVFVTWYAVSVYWPIAVVYFLTIPLLGSLSLFLSKRIKTIQKTIVAETTALAGSTTESLRNIELIKSLGLAQQETTRLNATTDKILKLELKKVRYLRSLSFVQGTFVNLMRNVILLMLLFLVVQKLISVGEFFSFFIYSFAIFGPLQEMGTIINVYRETEASLANYQRILDTPKEVKPTHPRKIEKIETLTFEDVHFQHLSASSAALDGISFTTRLGETIAFVGPSGSGKTTLVKLLVGLYPPRAGQILYNSIPGSELDLDLLREQIGFVTQDTQLFAGTIRENLLFVAPHATDAECLRALHQAAADSLLARAPQGLDTVIGEGGVKVSGGEKQRLSIARALLRRPTLLVFDEATSALDSLTEEEISQTVRELSGSRQHITILIAHRLSTILHADRIFVLERGHIAEAGRHEELLAQKGLYYAMWRQQIGERTAPTPARAVGVA from the coding sequence ATGAAACTTCTCTACGGCTACTTGCGCCACTATTGGGGCCTGCTGGCGCTGGCGCTGCTGCTGGCGGCCATCAACCAGGTTTTCTCCCTGCTCGACCCCTACATCTTCCGGCAGATTATCGACCGGCACGTCACGCCCACGCTTACCAGCCCAGCCCGGCCTGGCTTTTGGGCGTTTCTGTCGGCCGGAGCAGGCATCCTGATTCTGAAAGCCATGGGCGTGGCCATGGTGTCGCGCATCGCCAAAAACTTCCAGGACTACTACACCAACGTCATCACCCAGCGCCTGGGCGCCGAGCTGTACTCCGACGGGCTGCGGCACTCCCTGGAGCTGCCTTATCAGGTGTTCGAGGACCAGCGCTCCGGCGAAACCCTGGGCAAGCTCCAGAAGGTGCGCACCGACGTGGAGAAGCTGATTCAGAGCTTCGTCAATGTGCTGTTCATCTCCCTGGTGGGTATCGTGTTCGTGACCTGGTACGCCGTGAGCGTGTACTGGCCCATTGCGGTGGTCTACTTCCTGACTATTCCGCTGCTGGGCTCCCTGAGCCTGTTTCTGAGCAAGCGTATCAAGACGATTCAGAAAACCATCGTGGCCGAAACCACAGCCTTAGCCGGCTCCACCACCGAAAGCCTGCGCAACATCGAGCTGATCAAGAGCCTGGGCCTGGCCCAGCAGGAAACCACCCGCCTCAACGCCACCACCGACAAAATCCTGAAGCTGGAGCTGAAAAAGGTGCGCTACCTGCGCTCTTTGTCCTTCGTGCAAGGCACCTTCGTCAACCTCATGCGCAACGTCATTCTGCTCATGCTCCTGTTTCTGGTGGTGCAGAAGCTGATATCGGTGGGTGAGTTCTTTTCGTTCTTTATCTACTCCTTCGCCATTTTTGGGCCCTTGCAGGAAATGGGCACCATCATCAACGTGTACCGCGAAACTGAAGCCTCTCTGGCTAACTACCAGCGCATCCTGGACACGCCTAAGGAGGTGAAGCCGACTCACCCCAGGAAGATTGAGAAGATTGAAACGCTGACCTTCGAGGACGTGCACTTCCAGCACCTCTCGGCCAGCAGCGCCGCCCTGGATGGCATTTCGTTCACCACCCGCCTGGGCGAAACCATTGCCTTCGTGGGACCTTCGGGTTCCGGCAAAACCACGTTGGTGAAGCTGCTGGTGGGCCTGTACCCGCCCCGCGCCGGCCAAATTCTCTACAACAGCATCCCCGGCTCGGAGCTGGACCTGGACCTGCTGCGTGAGCAAATCGGCTTCGTAACCCAGGACACCCAGCTCTTCGCCGGCACCATCCGGGAAAACCTGCTGTTTGTGGCCCCGCACGCCACCGATGCCGAGTGCCTGCGCGCCCTCCACCAGGCCGCCGCCGACTCCCTGCTGGCCCGCGCCCCCCAGGGCCTCGACACGGTGATTGGTGAGGGCGGCGTGAAGGTATCCGGGGGCGAAAAGCAGCGCCTGAGCATTGCCCGCGCCCTGCTGCGCCGCCCCACCCTGCTGGTCTTTGACGAAGCCACGTCGGCCCTGGACTCGCTCACGGAAGAGGAAATCAGCCAGACCGTGCGGGAGCTGTCGGGCTCGCGCCAGCACATCACCATCCTCATTGCCCACCGCCTTAGCACCATCCTGCACGCCGACCGCATCTTCGTGCTGGAGCGCGGCCACATCGCCGAAGCCGGCCGCCACGAGGAGCTACTCGCCCAGAAAGGCCTCTACTACGCCATGTGGCGCCAGCAAATCGGCGAGCGAACGGCCCCCACGCCGGCCCGCGCGGTAGGGGTTGCTTGA